The genome window GCAATTCCCATACGAATGGTATGGTCGCTGATCGAGGCCAGGGAGGTGAAGCCCCGGCGGTCCTCCGGAATGTCGTATTGCGCAAACTCTATCGGATGTAGCGATTCCTCCGGCGTCAGCCCGGGGAGACTCCGCGTTCAGCGGAGGTCGACCTTCTGGTGGACATCTTCGTCGATCGCGGGGCGGGTCCCGGTCAGGTAGGCCTTTCCCGCCTCGAAGAGGTACTTGAGCCCCTGCTGGCCCGAGTTATCCCAGTATTCCCCCTCGATGGTCCGGACGCGCAGCAGAGAGATGTTGGGATCGTCCTTTCCCTTCGGAAACCAGACCCGCCACGCCTCCTGCCACATTTCCTCGAGGAGCATCCGGTCCTGGATGATCGCCGCCGTCCCGCTCAGCGAGACGTACTGGCTGCCGTTCTGCAGCGCCACGTTGACGACCGGGTCGGAGTCGATTTCGTCCACTTTGCCCGATTCGATGTCGGTCACGAACCAGACGTCGTCGGTCTGGTCCACCCTGGCAATCGCCATCGGCCGCGACCGGAGAGTCCCGTCGACCGACCGGGTGACGAGCATGGCCGTGCTGAAGGAGTGGAGCAGTTTTTCGAGGGTCTGGCGGGTGTCGGCGACCATGATCGTTCTCC of Planctomyces sp. SH-PL14 contains these proteins:
- a CDS encoding pyridoxamine 5'-phosphate oxidase family protein; amino-acid sequence: MPPARSNAFEVLFQHPWRTIMVADTRQTLEKLLHSFSTAMLVTRSVDGTLRSRPMAIARVDQTDDVWFVTDIESGKVDEIDSDPVVNVALQNGSQYVSLSGTAAIIQDRMLLEEMWQEAWRVWFPKGKDDPNISLLRVRTIEGEYWDNSGQQGLKYLFEAGKAYLTGTRPAIDEDVHQKVDLR